In Acidisarcina polymorpha, the DNA window CCAGCTGCGGCCCCTTGCCATTGTGATCGAGGGCTTGATTGGTGCACCACCAATACTCTTCGAGAGACTCGCCCTTCCAGGCGAAGACGGGGACGCCAGCGGCCGCAATTGCCGCGGCGGCGTGGTCCTGGGTCGAGAAGATATTGCAGCTCGCCCAGCGAACGTCGGCGCCCAGCGCAACCAGGGTCTCGATCAATACCGCGGTCTGGATCGTCATGTGAAGTGAACCGGTGATGCGGACGCCAGCCAGTGGCTTGGCAGCGGCATACTTATGCCGAATCGCCATCAACCCGGGCATCTCGTGTTCAGCGATGGAAATTTCCTTGCGTCCCCAGTCTGCCAGGGACATGTCGGCCACTTTGTAGGTGGCGGTAGTGGCGCGATCCAGTGTTGCGGTAGCCATGCGTTAAATCCTCCTATCGTAAAATCACGATATATCGATATAATACCGGTAAGCCAAAATGACGTCAATGCTCAAATCGCTGCGGCTGCTTGCTGATCCAAATCGGTTGCGGATCTTGTTGCTCCTCGCAGCGGAAGAGCTTTCTGTCGCCGAACTGCAAGAAATCCTCGGTCTTGGCCAAAGTACTATATCGACGCAGCTCTCGCAGTTGAAGAGCGCTGAACTCATTGAGGACAGGCGCGCCGGGAAAAACAACCTCTACAGGCTCGCGCAGCCGGCTGCTCAGGCCGTCCTGCCGATTATTCGCCAGGCCGCGGTCGAGATTGCGGAGGCCGTTGGGGACGAGGCTGCCCTGGCGCTCATTCTCCGCAAGCGGCAGGACAAAACCCGTGCGTTCTTCGATGAGATGGCTGGGCGTTTCGGCCGGGAGTATCTTCCGGGACGTTCCTGGAAGGGTTTAGCAGAAGCGCTGCTGAAGCTTATGCCACCAATGGTGATCGCCGATCTGGGCGCCGGAGAAGGGACGTTTTCCTTGCTCCTGGCGCAGCGCGCCAAACGGGTGATAGCAATCGACAGCTCAGAGAAGATGGTTGAGTACGGCACTGCCCTCGCCCTGAAGCAGGGCGCCAGCAGCCTCGAATACCGTCGCGGGGACCTTGAAGCGCTTCCGATCGAGGACGAGGCCGTGGATCTCGCCTTCTTCAGCCAAT includes these proteins:
- a CDS encoding ArsR family transcriptional regulator produces the protein MTSMLKSLRLLADPNRLRILLLLAAEELSVAELQEILGLGQSTISTQLSQLKSAELIEDRRAGKNNLYRLAQPAAQAVLPIIRQAAVEIAEAVGDEAALALILRKRQDKTRAFFDEMAGRFGREYLPGRSWKGLAEALLKLMPPMVIADLGAGEGTFSLLLAQRAKRVIAIDSSEKMVEYGTALALKQGASSLEYRRGDLEALPIEDEAVDLAFFSQSLHHALHPGRAIAEAWRILKPGGRIAVLDLVRHRFEEARELYADLWLGFSEAELEGLLQKAGFAGVETDLVHKESEAPYFQTLLAVGNKPCA